A stretch of Arcobacter sp. LA11 DNA encodes these proteins:
- the cbiM gene encoding cobalt transporter CbiM, giving the protein MHISDGILSSEVVITSSVIAIGFVLYSLKTIKNNNIAIIAAMGAIFFIASFIHIPLGPTQIHLVLLGVIGIVLGSSVFLSILIALLLQATLLGYGGLTSLGSNLLIMALPAFLIYLITKNGLLNFLSQKMKYFSIGFLAVFLSTIFLALILALSKDEYLYASYTIIFANIPAMIIEGLITLFLINYLKKSMPTLLDEVNL; this is encoded by the coding sequence GTGAAGTTGTTATTACTTCATCTGTTATTGCTATTGGGTTTGTTTTATATTCATTAAAAACAATTAAGAATAATAATATTGCTATTATAGCAGCAATGGGGGCTATATTTTTTATAGCTTCCTTTATTCATATCCCTTTAGGTCCTACTCAAATTCATTTGGTTCTTTTAGGTGTGATTGGAATAGTACTAGGCTCTTCAGTATTTTTAAGTATTTTAATAGCTTTATTATTACAAGCTACACTTTTAGGTTATGGTGGATTAACTTCTCTTGGTTCAAATTTATTGATAATGGCTCTACCTGCTTTTTTAATATATTTAATTACAAAAAATGGTTTATTAAATTTTTTAAGTCAAAAAATGAAATATTTTTCGATAGGTTTTTTAGCCGTATTTTTATCTACAATTTTTTTAGCACTTATTTTAGCTTTATCAAAAGATGAATATTTATATGCTTCATATACGATAATATTTGCAAACATTCCAGCTATGATAATAGAAGGTTTAATTACTCTATTTTTAATTAATTATTTGAAAAAATCTATGCCTACTCTTTTAGATGAAGTAAATTTATGA
- a CDS encoding carboxypeptidase-like regulatory domain-containing protein, whose protein sequence is MRIVFLSFLLVNILFAHKLNLFLFEENNEIRISSYFASGTPCKNCKVDIFNEKKELLSSVKTDKNGEYIIKNVEPKLFIKVEAVGGHAVEKKFELKNIKSKQDIEDIKPENSFLQSIFAILLIAIIFLVLKRIKK, encoded by the coding sequence ATGAGAATAGTATTTCTGTCTTTTCTTTTAGTAAATATTTTATTTGCCCATAAATTAAACCTATTTTTATTTGAAGAAAATAATGAAATACGTATTAGTTCTTATTTTGCTTCAGGAACACCATGTAAAAATTGTAAGGTAGATATATTTAATGAAAAAAAAGAACTCTTAAGTAGTGTTAAAACTGATAAAAATGGTGAATATATTATAAAAAATGTTGAACCAAAACTATTTATAAAAGTTGAAGCAGTTGGTGGTCATGCTGTTGAGAAAAAGTTTGAACTTAAAAATATAAAATCTAAGCAAGATATAGAAGATATTAAACCAGAAAATAGTTTTTTACAATCTATTTTTGCAATTTTATTGATTGCAATAATTTTTTTAGTATTAAAAAGAATAAAAAAATGA
- a CDS encoding energy-coupling factor transporter transmembrane component T has protein sequence MSKFNSSVLLVSAFLYSIFISFNKIEILYFFPIIFVAFCEYKIILEVLKKLLFLNLFILMIFVVLLIQSSLEEALNIYIRTNMIILFNLFLFSHSSGYDIVRALNELRFPKKFVSSVYFTLKMIQTLTDELKKIRQTLQARGFKSSTSLFTYETYGNLFGHIFVKSIKKANAMQDSFALRGFHGRIYLINNSKLSLYDLTLIFLVCMLFVKKAVV, from the coding sequence ATGAGTAAATTTAATTCTTCAGTTCTTTTAGTATCAGCTTTTTTATATTCAATTTTTATTAGTTTTAATAAGATTGAAATTTTATATTTCTTTCCTATAATCTTTGTTGCTTTTTGTGAATATAAAATTATCTTAGAAGTATTAAAAAAATTATTGTTTTTAAATTTATTTATTTTAATGATTTTTGTAGTTCTTTTAATACAAAGTTCACTAGAAGAGGCTCTAAATATATATATTAGAACAAATATGATTATTTTGTTTAATCTGTTTTTATTTTCCCATTCGAGTGGTTATGATATTGTTAGAGCATTAAATGAACTTAGGTTTCCTAAAAAGTTTGTAAGTTCAGTATATTTTACATTAAAGATGATACAAACATTGACTGATGAGTTAAAAAAAATACGACAAACTTTACAAGCTAGAGGTTTTAAATCTTCTACCTCTCTTTTTACTTATGAGACATATGGAAATCTATTTGGTCATATTTTTGTAAAATCTATTAAAAAAGCAAATGCAATGCAAGATTCTTTTGCTCTTAGAGGTTTTCATGGAAGAATTTATTTAATCAATAATTCAAAATTGTCTCTTTATGATTTGACTTTGATATTTTTGGTTTGTATGTTATTTGTAAAAAAGGCAGTAGTATGA
- a CDS encoding energy-coupling factor ABC transporter ATP-binding protein, translating to MSCSINLKEVSYETNKEIFKNVTLNVSHEEKVAIVGANGSGKSSLLKIVAGLMKQKDGEIFLFHNEMKKLNDFKEFRSDIGYLPQDVSDHFLCPTVIEDVMFALRAKGIKKDEAYTKSCAILDELGILHLENRNIYDLSGGEQKIIALAGILITQPRILLLDEPTNALDEDAEEKIIKILNSIKKSMIIVSHHKTFIDRLAPTIYKLSARGLDKIN from the coding sequence ATGAGTTGTTCAATTAATTTAAAAGAGGTCTCTTATGAAACAAATAAAGAGATTTTTAAAAATGTAACACTAAATGTTTCCCATGAAGAGAAAGTAGCAATTGTAGGAGCAAATGGAAGTGGTAAGAGTTCTTTATTAAAAATTGTTGCAGGTCTTATGAAACAAAAAGATGGAGAAATTTTTTTATTTCATAATGAAATGAAGAAATTAAATGATTTTAAAGAGTTTAGAAGTGATATTGGATATCTTCCTCAAGATGTTAGTGATCATTTTTTATGTCCAACTGTTATTGAAGATGTGATGTTTGCTCTTCGTGCAAAAGGTATAAAAAAAGATGAAGCATATACTAAATCTTGTGCTATTTTAGATGAACTTGGAATTCTACACTTAGAAAATAGAAATATATATGATTTAAGTGGTGGAGAGCAAAAAATTATTGCACTTGCTGGTATTTTGATTACTCAACCAAGAATTTTACTTTTAGATGAACCTACTAATGCACTTGATGAAGATGCTGAAGAAAAAATTATTAAGATATTAAATTCTATAAAAAAATCTATGATAATAGTTTCTCATCATAAGACATTTATAGATAGATTAGCTCCTACAATTTATAAACTTTCTGCAAGAGGTTTAGATAAAATTAATTAA
- a CDS encoding cache domain-containing protein translates to MGKLMKLGAALLLGGATYAFALTADEVKAHVMAGKAYCDEVGVAKCVEEIGKKGGKFDKGELYIWANDFDGVITGHPKKPIAGKNLYRYKDKAGNQLFKNFIDVVKADGQGWSDYVWAHPVTKKQAPKSSFVIGIGENQLIGAGYYK, encoded by the coding sequence ATGGGAAAATTAATGAAACTAGGGGCAGCTTTATTACTTGGTGGAGCAACTTATGCATTTGCACTTACAGCTGATGAAGTAAAAGCACATGTAATGGCAGGAAAAGCTTATTGTGACGAAGTGGGTGTTGCAAAATGTGTTGAAGAAATCGGTAAAAAAGGTGGAAAATTTGATAAAGGTGAGCTATACATTTGGGCAAATGATTTTGACGGTGTAATTACAGGTCATCCAAAAAAACCTATTGCTGGGAAAAATTTATATAGATATAAAGATAAAGCTGGTAATCAATTATTTAAAAACTTTATTGATGTAGTAAAGGCTGATGGTCAAGGTTGGAGTGATTATGTATGGGCTCATCCTGTAACTAAAAAACAAGCGCCTAAATCATCATTTGTAATTGGAATTGGTGAAAATCAATTAATTGGTGCAGGTTATTATAAATAA
- a CDS encoding methyl-accepting chemotaxis protein, whose protein sequence is MLALNNMKIGKKLIIAPAIAVLFLIVLAIFSNNALKSDRETLNEIVEIKFELYKASSRLLIDVDLYNSVMYKVFSFATGGYEQSQIDEQLVLLDKVGKQMEKDLKILLSAKGTDAKVKKILKQVEKNEKEYLGAVADALDMLTVDVGMATPMLSVTDEVFSLLNKDLKNINKIADDENKMSYQKALNKIDSTLNTLYVLMAVAFILCFVIITAVTNSIKTPLNKFQNGLLEFFKYMNKETSEAKLLDLGTKDELGEMAEAVNNSILAIKDGIEKDRSLVDSAISCANEAKKGFLNARIEGNTSNPSLNELKDVINEMLVEIESNIKNAMSVLSRYTQYDYRPEACLEGLDGDLRALCSDVNNVGQAITSMLVENKQIGLILSSNSDKLSSNVDNLTSSANSQAASLEETAAAIEEITANMQNSSQNIAQMTNYANDVSNSVSIGQDLASKTASSMDEINEQTQAIADSITVIDQIAFQTNILSLNAAVEAATAGEAGKGFAVVAQEVRNLAARSAEAAKEIKDLVENATEKANGGKSISTDMIAGYDKLNNNIHNTLELINSVSESSKEQFDAMEQINDTVNNLDQVTQQNAQSAGEANKVAREVNEIAVQVVQKTDEKEFEGK, encoded by the coding sequence ATGTTAGCTTTAAACAATATGAAAATAGGTAAAAAACTTATAATAGCTCCCGCTATTGCTGTTTTATTCTTGATAGTCTTAGCAATCTTTTCAAATAATGCTTTAAAATCAGATAGAGAAACTTTAAATGAAATTGTTGAGATAAAGTTTGAACTATATAAGGCAAGTAGTAGATTACTTATTGATGTTGATTTATATAATTCTGTAATGTATAAAGTATTTAGTTTTGCAACAGGTGGATATGAACAATCACAAATTGATGAACAACTTGTATTGTTAGATAAAGTTGGAAAGCAGATGGAGAAAGATTTAAAAATCTTATTATCTGCAAAAGGTACGGATGCTAAAGTTAAAAAGATTTTAAAACAAGTTGAAAAAAATGAAAAAGAATACCTAGGTGCGGTAGCAGATGCCCTTGATATGCTAACAGTTGATGTAGGTATGGCAACTCCAATGCTTTCAGTTACAGATGAGGTATTTTCATTATTAAATAAAGATTTAAAAAATATTAATAAAATTGCTGATGATGAAAATAAAATGAGTTATCAAAAAGCATTAAATAAAATTGATAGTACTTTAAATACACTTTATGTTTTAATGGCTGTTGCTTTTATATTATGTTTTGTAATTATTACAGCTGTTACAAATTCTATAAAAACACCTTTAAATAAATTCCAAAATGGCTTACTAGAATTTTTTAAATATATGAATAAAGAGACTTCAGAAGCAAAACTTCTTGATCTTGGTACAAAAGATGAATTAGGAGAAATGGCAGAAGCTGTAAATAATTCTATCTTGGCTATTAAAGATGGAATAGAAAAAGATAGAAGCTTAGTTGATAGTGCAATTTCTTGTGCTAATGAAGCAAAAAAAGGATTCTTAAATGCAAGAATAGAAGGTAATACATCTAATCCTTCTTTAAATGAACTAAAAGATGTTATTAATGAAATGCTAGTAGAAATCGAATCTAATATTAAAAATGCAATGAGCGTATTATCACGATATACTCAATATGATTATAGACCAGAAGCTTGCTTAGAAGGTTTAGATGGTGATTTAAGAGCGCTGTGTTCAGATGTGAATAATGTTGGACAAGCAATTACTAGTATGTTAGTTGAAAATAAACAAATAGGATTAATATTATCATCAAATTCTGATAAACTATCAAGTAATGTAGATAATTTAACAAGTTCTGCAAACAGTCAAGCCGCATCACTTGAAGAGACTGCTGCTGCGATTGAAGAGATTACTGCAAATATGCAAAATAGCTCGCAAAACATTGCTCAGATGACCAATTATGCAAATGATGTATCAAATTCAGTTTCAATTGGACAAGATCTTGCTTCTAAAACTGCTTCATCAATGGATGAAATTAATGAGCAAACGCAAGCAATTGCAGATTCAATTACTGTAATTGATCAAATTGCTTTCCAGACAAATATTCTTTCTTTAAATGCTGCAGTTGAAGCTGCAACTGCAGGTGAAGCAGGAAAAGGATTTGCAGTTGTTGCACAAGAAGTTAGAAATCTAGCTGCACGTTCAGCGGAAGCTGCAAAAGAGATTAAAGATTTAGTTGAAAATGCGACAGAAAAAGCAAATGGTGGAAAATCAATTTCTACTGATATGATTGCAGGTTACGATAAACTAAATAACAATATCCATAATACTTTAGAATTAATTAATAGTGTTTCTGAATCTTCAAAAGAACAATTTGATGCTATGGAACAAATCAATGATACGGTTAATAACCTTGATCAAGTTACTCAACAAAATGCACAATCTGCTGGCGAAGCAAATAAAGTTGCAAGAGAAGTAAATGAAATTGCAGTACAAGTAGTACAAAAAACTGATGAGAAAGAGTTTGAAGGTAAATAA
- a CDS encoding GNAT family acetyltransferase: MINYKKATKENIPSILDLQAKNLVTNLKENEKEDGFVTTPFTVEQLENLIALDGVFIAIKDEKVVSYVMCASWQYWVAWPMFEYMASFLDTLEYKNQKLTMDNSYQYGPICVSKDCRGSGVFENIFEFARFEMSKKYPILVTFINKINTRSYEAHVRKLGLEVITEFEFNNNNFYELVYDTSKKLEIK, translated from the coding sequence ATGATAAATTATAAAAAAGCTACAAAAGAAAACATTCCTTCAATATTAGATTTACAAGCAAAAAATTTAGTTACAAACTTAAAAGAGAATGAAAAAGAGGATGGTTTTGTAACTACTCCTTTTACAGTAGAGCAACTTGAAAACTTAATAGCTCTTGATGGAGTATTTATAGCTATAAAAGATGAAAAAGTTGTCTCATATGTTATGTGTGCTTCTTGGCAGTATTGGGTTGCTTGGCCTATGTTTGAATACATGGCTAGTTTTTTAGATACTTTAGAATATAAAAATCAAAAACTTACTATGGATAATTCATATCAATATGGACCAATTTGTGTTTCTAAGGATTGTAGAGGAAGTGGAGTATTTGAAAATATTTTTGAATTTGCAAGATTTGAGATGAGTAAGAAATATCCTATTCTTGTGACATTTATAAATAAAATAAATACAAGGTCGTATGAAGCTCATGTTAGAAAACTGGGACTTGAAGTTATAACAGAGTTTGAATTTAACAATAACAATTTTTATGAATTGGTTTATGACACATCAAAAAAACTGGAAATAAAATGA
- a CDS encoding aspartate/glutamate racemase family protein, with the protein MKKIGMLGGMSWESTSTYYKLLNEEVKNRLGGLHSAKIILSSVDFEEIEKFQHSALWDETAEILSNEAKAVELANADFLIICTNTMHKVAPQIEKNINIPIVHIADATGEALVKDSIKKVALLGTKFTMTEAFYKDRIKQKFGIEVVIPNEKEQDIIHDVIYKELCLGKCNKKSRDEYIKIIKRLEKEHEAEGVILGCTEISMLIKQGYVEIPIYDTTKLHVLSAVDFALK; encoded by the coding sequence ATGAAAAAAATAGGAATGTTAGGTGGAATGTCTTGGGAATCAACATCTACATATTATAAGCTTTTAAATGAAGAAGTAAAAAATAGATTGGGTGGATTACATAGTGCAAAGATAATTCTTTCAAGTGTGGATTTTGAAGAGATTGAAAAATTTCAACATAGTGCACTTTGGGATGAAACTGCAGAAATATTGTCAAATGAAGCAAAAGCAGTTGAATTGGCAAATGCAGATTTTTTAATAATTTGTACAAATACAATGCATAAAGTAGCACCTCAAATAGAAAAGAATATAAATATTCCAATAGTTCATATTGCTGATGCTACTGGGGAAGCTTTGGTAAAAGATAGTATTAAAAAAGTTGCACTTTTAGGTACTAAGTTTACTATGACAGAAGCTTTTTATAAAGATAGAATAAAGCAGAAATTTGGGATAGAGGTAGTTATTCCAAATGAAAAAGAACAAGATATTATTCATGATGTTATTTATAAAGAGTTATGTTTAGGAAAATGTAATAAAAAATCTAGAGATGAATATATAAAGATTATTAAAAGATTAGAAAAAGAGCATGAGGCAGAAGGTGTTATTTTAGGTTGTACTGAAATTTCGATGCTTATTAAACAAGGTTATGTTGAAATACCAATTTATGATACTACAAAATTGCATGTATTAAGTGCTGTGGATTTTGCTTTAAAATAA
- a CDS encoding GDSL-type esterase/lipase family protein has translation MKKNIDIVMLGDSIIGRGEWDKLLSKEHLLNLGIDGDTTLGILNRIDSVVEVLPRSVFFMAGINDLCSSIPLEKVFRNYKKILETLKSKNINILVQLTLFTEMTAINKKVKEFNFLVKEYCEKEDLRYIDLNPILCEREILKDSYSTDGLHLNFIAYHVWAKEIKDNSFFQSI, from the coding sequence ATGAAAAAAAATATTGATATTGTGATGTTAGGTGATTCAATTATTGGACGAGGAGAGTGGGATAAACTTTTATCAAAAGAACATCTTTTAAATTTGGGTATTGATGGAGATACAACTTTAGGAATATTAAATAGAATAGATTCTGTTGTAGAAGTTCTACCTCGAAGTGTTTTTTTCATGGCAGGAATAAATGATTTGTGTTCATCTATTCCTCTTGAAAAAGTTTTCAGAAACTATAAAAAGATATTAGAAACTTTAAAATCAAAAAATATCAATATTTTAGTTCAATTAACGCTTTTTACTGAAATGACAGCAATAAATAAAAAAGTAAAAGAATTTAACTTTTTAGTAAAAGAGTATTGTGAAAAAGAAGATTTAAGATATATAGATTTAAATCCAATTTTATGTGAAAGGGAGATATTAAAGGATTCATATTCTACTGATGGTCTTCATTTAAATTTTATTGCATATCATGTCTGGGCTAAAGAGATAAAAGATAATTCTTTTTTTCAATCAATTTAG
- the nosD gene encoding nitrous oxide reductase family maturation protein NosD, translating into MRRLLLLFTFFISFSNANILQEAINNAEVNSILKLPNGIYHGNIKINKPLTIIAKGKNVIIQGENKNSVIEITSSNVILKNLLIQGSGNRLDARDAGIKISNSNNSKILNCTIKDSLYGIDMGMVTNSIIENNYITSKDLEISLRGNALKLYYSNNNIIRNNEIYNTKDVIFSYSHNNLITQNHIEKSRFGLHFLKSNNNIIDNNHFQFNSVGLIFGGAKDTTVKNNMIKSSIGKAGIGILIKGVSNFVFKDNVVTFNSKAFYIDAKHNETSIKRFITDNEISYNMEAFHFHGAIKQNLIKRNTIIGNIDDVVKSVRGNATSKNIVEENYWDHYSGFDKNNDNIGDTSYRILQYADRLWHYNNKVKFFYATPIISILNFILSLAPFIEPVVLLEDTKPIVELK; encoded by the coding sequence ATGAGAAGATTACTACTGTTATTTACCTTTTTTATATCTTTTTCAAATGCTAATATTCTACAAGAAGCAATAAATAATGCAGAAGTAAACTCTATTTTAAAACTACCAAATGGTATTTATCACGGAAATATTAAAATAAATAAACCTCTTACAATTATTGCAAAAGGTAAAAATGTAATTATTCAAGGTGAAAATAAAAACAGTGTGATAGAAATCACCTCATCAAATGTAATATTAAAAAATCTGCTTATTCAAGGAAGTGGAAACAGATTAGATGCAAGAGATGCCGGAATAAAAATATCTAATTCAAATAATAGTAAAATTCTAAACTGTACAATCAAAGACTCTTTATACGGCATAGATATGGGAATGGTTACAAATTCTATTATTGAAAACAATTATATTACATCAAAAGACTTAGAAATCAGTCTTAGAGGAAATGCTTTAAAACTATACTATAGCAACAATAATATCATTAGAAACAATGAAATCTATAATACTAAAGATGTTATATTTTCCTATTCACACAATAATTTAATCACACAAAATCATATAGAAAAATCTAGATTTGGTTTACATTTTCTAAAAAGTAATAACAATATAATCGATAATAATCATTTCCAGTTTAACTCTGTAGGACTAATATTTGGTGGAGCAAAAGATACCACAGTAAAAAATAATATGATAAAAAGTAGTATAGGAAAAGCTGGTATTGGAATTTTAATTAAAGGTGTCTCAAACTTTGTATTTAAAGATAATGTAGTAACGTTCAACAGTAAAGCTTTTTATATAGATGCAAAACATAATGAAACTTCAATTAAAAGATTTATCACAGACAATGAAATAAGTTACAATATGGAAGCTTTTCATTTTCATGGTGCCATAAAACAAAATTTAATAAAAAGAAATACCATAATTGGAAATATAGATGATGTAGTAAAAAGTGTTAGAGGAAATGCTACTTCAAAAAATATCGTAGAAGAAAACTATTGGGATCATTATTCAGGTTTTGATAAAAACAATGATAATATTGGAGATACTAGCTATAGGATACTTCAATATGCGGATAGATTATGGCATTACAATAACAAAGTGAAGTTTTTTTATGCAACACCAATTATATCTATTTTAAATTTTATATTAAGCCTTGCACCATTTATAGAACCAGTTGTTTTATTAGAGGATACAAAACCTATTGTTGAATTAAAATAA
- a CDS encoding YwbE family protein — MIRDHRERDDITPGLKVKIVLKKDQRTSKRTLGVVKKLLTSSKYHPRGIKVMLEDGQVGRVQEIVV; from the coding sequence TTGATACGAGATCATAGAGAAAGAGATGATATAACTCCTGGATTAAAAGTGAAAATTGTATTGAAAAAAGACCAAAGAACTTCAAAACGTACTTTAGGTGTAGTAAAAAAACTTTTGACAAGTTCTAAATATCATCCAAGAGGAATTAAGGTGATGCTTGAAGATGGACAAGTTGGACGAGTTCAGGAAATAGTAGTATAA
- a CDS encoding YaiI/YqxD family protein produces the protein MTLYVDGDAFPNLLKPILFRAIERLNLKTIVIANKKINIGQSSFITYMVVEQGADEADNKIVELLEENDLVITADIPLADRTICKNAHAIDHRGELYTQDNIKQYLAMRNLMQEIRDSGEVTKGPAPFSQKDAQSFANQLNKFLQKFQKIK, from the coding sequence ATGACACTTTATGTTGATGGTGATGCTTTTCCAAATCTTTTAAAACCAATTTTATTTAGAGCAATTGAAAGATTAAATCTAAAAACAATTGTAATCGCTAATAAAAAAATAAATATAGGACAATCTTCTTTTATAACTTATATGGTTGTAGAACAGGGAGCTGATGAAGCTGATAATAAAATTGTAGAACTACTAGAAGAAAATGATTTAGTGATAACTGCTGATATTCCGTTAGCTGATAGAACTATTTGTAAAAATGCACATGCAATAGATCATCGTGGAGAACTTTACACTCAAGATAATATAAAACAATATCTAGCAATGAGAAACCTTATGCAAGAAATACGTGATAGTGGAGAAGTTACAAAAGGTCCCGCTCCATTTTCACAAAAAGATGCACAAAGTTTTGCAAATCAATTAAATAAATTTTTGCAAAAATTTCAGAAAATTAAATAA
- a CDS encoding endonuclease/exonuclease/phosphatase family protein: MIIRFGTFNLFQFVEPPFSWYTRKDTFKPTEWEEKTTWLKNQIQKMDCDIIGFQEVFSKDALEKLVKELGFDYFYMAQNAKTAKQNPTVFVSTAVALASKHPIIETFKVPVHGRSILNHKIEGHFKFSRIPIKALIELPNKKQITVYVSHLKSNRLNEYEYLFNKTHTLKQKKEKVKEALEKNYSMALKQRLCEASSLFQDIKKTKTPSIFLCDLNDKEFSLTIDALTNKAYHQKIKKDSHILFDANYLFNKKIYNPHPEQKEKKRTATSYYQGYGNVIDYIFVSKEFNKKEKEFIAKIISYEIFDEHLQKNHDGSILQSDHAQVVCEVEFKKS, translated from the coding sequence ATGATTATTCGATTTGGCACATTTAACTTATTTCAGTTCGTAGAACCTCCATTCTCTTGGTATACAAGAAAAGATACTTTTAAACCTACTGAATGGGAAGAAAAAACTACTTGGTTAAAAAATCAAATTCAAAAAATGGATTGTGATATTATTGGTTTTCAAGAAGTTTTTTCAAAAGATGCGCTAGAAAAATTAGTAAAAGAATTAGGCTTTGACTATTTTTATATGGCACAAAATGCTAAGACTGCAAAACAAAACCCTACAGTTTTTGTAAGCACAGCTGTTGCTCTAGCTTCAAAACACCCAATAATTGAAACATTTAAAGTTCCAGTGCATGGCAGAAGTATCCTAAATCATAAAATTGAAGGTCATTTCAAATTTTCAAGAATACCTATAAAAGCTTTAATAGAACTTCCAAATAAAAAACAAATAACAGTATATGTAAGCCATCTAAAATCAAATAGATTAAATGAATACGAGTACTTATTTAATAAAACTCATACATTAAAACAAAAGAAAGAAAAAGTAAAAGAAGCTTTAGAAAAAAATTATTCTATGGCATTAAAGCAAAGATTATGTGAAGCTTCATCTTTATTTCAAGATATAAAAAAGACAAAAACACCTAGTATATTTTTATGTGATTTAAATGATAAAGAATTTTCTCTTACGATAGATGCCCTAACAAATAAAGCCTATCATCAAAAGATTAAAAAAGATTCTCATATATTATTTGATGCAAATTATTTGTTCAATAAAAAAATATACAATCCTCATCCTGAACAAAAAGAAAAAAAAAGAACTGCTACGAGTTATTATCAAGGATATGGAAATGTAATTGACTATATTTTTGTATCAAAAGAGTTTAACAAAAAAGAGAAAGAATTTATTGCTAAAATAATCTCCTATGAAATATTTGATGAACATCTTCAAAAAAATCATGATGGTTCAATCTTACAAAGTGACCATGCACAAGTTGTTTGTGAAGTAGAATTCAAAAAAAGTTGA